The nucleotide sequence AAAAGGTTGAATCTGATAAAAGATGATTGAATTGCATTGAAtaataaaaaggttttattattattttattattttgcattATTTCAGCCAGGCAACCAAATTATTTCATAAACAAATGATTCATCAGAAAGTTCATGAAATCTGTAAGTGGAGAAAACGTCCAAATGTCGTCACAAAGTCTCTTTATCTTCATATTTCTTATTTCAAGGCCGCAGAGGTCCAGTCCCAAACCCATCGACTCTGCCTCTCGGGTCGCTCTGCGGGCGCCCCCGCCTCGTACACGCGCTCCGCGGCCAGTATGAGGTGTGATCCCGATGAGCCTGCTCTCGATCAGCCCTCGGGTTTGTCTTTGTTGGGGCCCATGAAGTCCACCCCCTCGATCGGTATGTCCTTCTCCTTGATGGCCTTCTGCACGCAGTGTTGGTACTTCCGGAAGCTGTCGGTGCACGGGTCACCGCTGCGGTCGCCCTTCAGGAACTTCTCGGCGAACCAGCGGTTAAAACACTGGTCGTACTCCCGCTTCAGGTCGGTACACGCTTCGCCGACGCTGTTCATCTCCGACGACCGGGCAGAAACGGAGACGACGAGGCGGAACGTTGGAGGATCTGCGGCTTCAGCGCCGGGCCCTGCAGAGATGCTATAGGACACAGAGCTCTCACTCGGGAAACAATTCCAGACCTCGGGACCTCTTCTCCACTAAAGAAGGTCCAGTAGAATTTTCTTTAGTGGAGAagaggtctcgaggtcccgaaTTGTTTCCCGAAATCGGGAACGTACAGATTAAAAAATTAACAGGCACGTTGATAAACTAAAATGCACCAAATAAACGGAACTAAAAACAGACCTAATTTATTTTGTAACAtttataataaaacaaaaaaatactggtaaattttgttattttcttgtgCCTGTGTGAAAACGCCAAacctttgattttattttaataaattccCGTTACCCTCAAATGAATCAACAGCGTGTGGACCTACGCACTAAGTACTGAAGACAACCAACAGTCCAGTTCTTGCTGGATGCAATGTATATCTTACAGACATACAGTAAAATgccttaataaaaaaaatattaaccTCAAAAACATTTGAAACTGGAATTTTGTCTGTTGGtgagttttttgttttctggCGGAGTGAGGCTTCTTACTTTACTTGTGTCCCGCCTTTTGCCCAAATCTCGCGGGACAATAGTTTGGCCGTTTGAAATCTCGCGTTACACCAGGAAGACGAAAGACGCACTGGACTAATCAAAACGAACCCACCTATTTTACAAATTTCCATCATTTACCGCGACATAAAGTCCAGACGGAAGTTGGGACAGGTGGGTAGAAAGAAGATAATAATAATCTAAGCTGTTTTCTCAGCTACCTTTAACCAAAGTCCCACGTTAGCCTGTGTGTAAGGCGCCGTCATTGTTATGGCCTGTATTTTGGTGTAGCTGTTAGCCGAATGTTAGCTGGTCCACTTGGCTTCAATAAAAATAACGTGGGTGGTTCTGTCGCAGTCAACCCGAGGCTGAGATATGTCAGACAGTGAGGACAGTGACTTTTCTGACAACCAGAGCGAGCGCAGCAGTGATGGGGAGgccgaggaggtggaggaaaacgAGGTAAGCTAGCCGTTCATTCGAAGATGCTAACTGCGCTAATATAAACAAGCAGATTAAAGTGTTAAAATGGGCCCCAGTGACCGACGTTAACCACCGGAGATGACCAGCAACAGAGGGTTAAGATCACTGTCCGAACAGTGCTTTTACTCCTATGAATACTGCCCTAATCATTCCCatcattttctgccttttaaactagttatttaattatttttaatcttattttaCAATAAGTTATTACTAAATATTAGTTACTCATTAGATATTGTATTAGCGTAGGTTATTAAGCATGAGTTTGTGAAGATCCATTttgaaatgaacattttaatgcTTGAGCGCTGGGTAAGAAGAAGATTCTTTTGAATGTTACCAGGAGGAGACCGCTAGTCCTGTGGGCAGTGACAAGGTAGccgaggaagagggggaggacctggacgacgaagaggagtatgatgaagaggaggaagaggaggatgatgatcgTCCAAGGAAGAAGCCCAGGCACGGGGGGTTCATCCTGGACGAAGCTGGTGAAGACACATCCATTATTCCCTTTTCCTGTAAAGAGGTGGGCTGCGTCCTATTCAGTTATTCTTTTACGTTGTAGATGTGGATGATGAgtatgaagatgaggaggatcaGTGGGAGGAAGGTGCTGAAGACATCCTGGAGAAAGGTGAggttttactttactttttagTAGTAACAAATCAGCTGTCTCTTCTTTGAATCCAGTCCGCACCAGCTTCGCTAACTAGCCGGAGGTTGTTTCAGACAACAGGGCAGAATTTACTGTGGTGTATTCAAGCTCAGATAATCTTTTGTGCCGCTCAGTCAACAGCAACGGACCCGTGTGGACAAACACCAACCACTTTGTACTGATTTATGCAGAAGTAAAAAAGCTCAGCGATGTTATCAGCCTCTGAACGGGTTTTAAACGTTGATGGTGGTTTTGGACTTTACATTTCTCTCTGACTTCTCTTTTATCACTGTTTCTCTCCGTCATGCCTGTCCTCTTCAGTTAACGGTAATTCTCCTCTCATGTCGTCATCACATGTCTGACGCCGGCCACGCGTCACCGTCCTACGTCTGGGATGGAATTCCATAAAAATTCCACAAAAAAGGGCAGCAAGTCACAAATCCAGACATGACAAAATGTCCCTCAAGTTTATCCACCAGTTTCATTTCCTGCAATTAACAATTGAACCAAAAATTAAGAGCCAAGTGTTGTTTGGTGCTCATTTGTGAAACCAGACGACCTTACCATATTAACGACCATACAGATGCAGCGATGAGGCTGATTTTTACAGGTAGTTTTCAACTAACAGAACTAATGAGTTATTTCCatattcttcatcatcatcatcatcctcatcagtcCTGACGATAGTCTAGAACGACAGGAAAtcaaaaatcttttttaaattagaaaaaTGCAGCTGGGACAAGTTTATCAGTGGTGTGATGCTGGTGTTGAAAACGACTttatcctgtttttaataagacgGACTGGCTCTTCTTCAGGCCGAGCACTGGTCCTCTCTCTGGAGAACCCCCCCGCAgcacctgttgctgctgtagacCCAGTCAGGGTGTTTGGGCCGGTCGGTGATTGGCCAGTTTAGACTAACTGATGAGCCATCACCCGAGGGAACCTCATCTCATTTAACTAACCCATGTTCTGTTTACTCAGGACCCCCAAATATTCTTAAGCTCTTTTTATTTGCAACAAAGTGCCTGAGATGATGATGTTAAACATCAATGACCTCTTCAAGACTGGCCAGACAGACCCAAAGACCAGGAGAGATAACGGAAatataggagacagagcacaatctataggagacagagctcaagctataggagacagagctcaagctataggagacagagctcaagctataggagacagagcacaatctataggagacagagctcaagctataggagacagagctcaatctataggagacagagctcaatctataggagacagagctcaatctataggagacagagctcaatctataggagacagagctcaagctataggagacagagctcaatctataggagacagagcacaatctataggagacagagctcaagctataggagacagagcacaatctataggagacagagctcaagctataggagacagagcacaagctataggagacagagctcaagctataggagacagagctcaatctataggagacagagcacaatctataggagacagagctcaagctataggagacagagctcaagctataggagacagagctcaagctataggagacagagcacaatctataggagacagagctcaatctataggagacagagctcaatctataggagacagagcacaatctataggagacagagcacaagctataggagacagagctcaagctataggagacagagctcaatctataggagacagagctcaatctataggagacagagcacaatctataggagacagagcacaatctataggagacagagctcaatctATAGGAGAACATCGGGGAAGTTTCCAAAGATGACGACGTCATTGATGGGATCGGCGCCCTGACGCCCGATCACACATCTGGTAGAGCCCATCAGATGGTGGGAGCCTAAACGGAGCTCCTCTCTTCCCCATGGGAGCAGTAGGGGAACACGACCTAATGACCCTCCGGCGGACGCATGATGTGTGGCTTCAGTTcatcagagcagaagcagaaccaGTGTGCTGGCTTTGTTTCTGCTGGATCAGCCCATCGCTCTTGTGTTTGAACATCATTGTGGTCGTTCTCCCATCATGTTCTGTGGTGCTCTCATGACAtgttcctcctcatccctccatttcctcactttctcatcttctctctctcctctggtaTTTCTGTGTCACTGGTTGTTCCGAGCAGAAGAGGCTGAAGGTGAGTCTTATTCCCTTTATCTGTTTTCATCATTTGTATCTTTTACGTCCAGATTCTAATCCTGatttcatcacttcctgttcctgtcagtGTCCAACATTGAGCACATGGCTCTGGATGAAGATCACTCTGGATCCAGGCGGCTGCAGAACCTCTGGAGGTAAACTGTCCTGATCCAGGAAGTTGGTGCAGAGCGTTCTACGATTTAATCAGActctgttgccatgggaacaAAAACCGAGTCAGCCTCTTTTATGTTCTGCTCATCCTTGGAAACTGTTGAAGAACCAGCTGCTGCACAACaacgccacttcctgtgtgtgtgtgtgatgcagcagCGATGTGttggctgatgtgtgtgtgtgtgtgtgtgtgtgtgttttccagggactccagggaggaggcgTTGGGGGAATACTACATGAGGAAATATGCCAAGACACCTGGAGGCGAGCAGTGAGTCTTTCTGTGGCTCCACTTTTCTGTCTGTCCTGGTTTCTGCTTTTCTTAGATGGATCTATACAAGGATGCTGCAAACTCCacatctttatttctttattacaTCTTTATTTCAGCTGACATTGTTAAAATGCTGATTATTGAAGCTTTATATTCGGATCCTTTGGACTCTACGACCTGATGATGTTTCCTCTGTCTTGTGCAGTTACTCCGGAGGCTCTGAGGAGCTGTCTGATGACATCACCCAGCAGCAGCTACTTCCTGGAGTCAAGTAGGTGACACCTCGTCCACCAATCAGATCAGCCCGTGGGTCACTGTCACAACTGCATCTAAACCTTTGTGTTTGTCATCTGCAGAGATCCCAACCTATGGACGGTCAAATGTAAGGtgtgtcttctccctctctctcctacctcccaccccctcccctcccctcccctctctcctacCCCCTCTGCTACCCCCCATATCTACTGAACATCTCTGTCCACTCAGATTGGGGAGGAACGGGCGACGGCCATCGCGTTGATGAGGAAGTTCATCGCCTACCAGTTCACTGATACAGTAAGAAGCTCcagtttattaattattaattggTGTTTTTCTTGCTTCTCCAATGGACTCAGATCAGTGTGGTGGAGCCTGAGTGATTCAGAGGTGGTGCTGTAGACTTTAGGGCAGGTGTGAAGTGTCCCAGACATATTTAATCGTGGCAGGTCTGGAACACTGGTTTTCTAGTTTTTGCTTCAGTCGGTCggtgttttgttgtttgagtATTTGGTTTTCTGCTGATTGGCGGGTAAGtcctgactcctcccactgctccTCTCTCCACAGCCACTGCAGATCAAGTCCGTGGTGGCCCCCGATCACGTCAAAGGTTACATCTACGTGGAGGCATACAAACAGACGCACGTCAAGTCGGCGATTGAGGGAATCGGGAATCTGAGAATGGGTCTGTGGAACCAGCAGATGGTTCCCATCAAGGAGATGACTGATGTCCTGAAGGTGGTCAAAGAGGTCACTAACCTGAAGCCTAAATCCTGGGTCCGACTCAAGAGAGGCCTGTACAAGGATGACATCGCTCAGGTACCGATGAGCAGAACGGTCCCGGCGTGGGATCAGGTGGGAGGAGTCTCCTACTCATGATCTAAACCTGTTCTGTTCAGGTGGATTATGTGGAGCCAAGCCAGAACACCATCTCCCTGAAGATGATCCCGCGGATCGACCTGGACCGGATCAAGGCCAAGATGAGCCTGGTAGGATTGACAGACGGTGCTGAAGGTCGACCGCGGTCATGGGTCGTTTACACCTGTGAGTCTGTTTCTAGAAAGACTGGTTTGCCAAGAGAAAGAAGTTCAAGAGGCCTGGTCAGAGGCTGTTCGATGCAGAGAAGATCAGGTACGACCACGAGCACGTCCATGTGGACCCTTCAGCACATTTCCCGCTGAATCGGAACCATTTCATTTGAACTAATAAGCAGCTGTCTGGAGACTCGGATGAATAATTGGCAGCGCTGCTCGGTAACTTTGATTCCCAGGTCTCTAGGTGGGGAGGTGAGCCATGACGGAGACTTCATGATCTTCGAGGGAAACCGTTACAGCCGCAAAGGTTTCCTGTTTAAGAGTTTTGCCATGTCAGCTGTGGTGAGTGGTTGGAGTGGCGAGATGTTGGCTGAGAGGCTCCTCACCGGATTCACTTTCAGTTCTGCTCTTTCAGATCACAGACGGAGTAAAGCCCACCCTGTCAGAGCTGGAGAAGTTTGAGGACCAGCCAGAAGGGCTCGACTTAGAGGTGGTCACAGAGTCAGGTGAGCTCCACATGCTCCACGCTCACCTGGAGACGATACCTGCAGGGTCCCAACgggggcgctgctgctgcataaATACACACTGGCAACAGTTGTGCGATGGCAAAGGGTGAGAAAtgcatctgtggctgcaggtaAAGAGCGAGAACACAACCTGCAGGCTGGAGACAATGTGgaggtgtgtgagggagagttgATCAACCTGCAGGGGAAAATCCTGAGTGTGGACGGCAACAAGATCACCATCATGCCCAAACACGAGGACCTGAAGGTAAATCCTGACCAATGAGGTTAAAGTAGCAGCAAAACTAATATTAGCACATAACACCAatgatggcgtgtgtgtgtgtgtgtgtgcgtgcgtgcgtgcgtgcgtgtgttcagGACCCTCTGGAGTTTCCCGCTCATGAGCTGAGGAAATACTTCCGGATGGGCGACCACGTGAAGGTGATTGCTGGGCGCTACGAGGGCGACACGGGCCTCATCGTCAGGGTGGAGGAGAACTTCGTCATCCTGTTTTCTGACCTCACCATGCACGAGGTATTTGTTGCAGCCGCTCCTCCGCCCGCCCTCACGCCGTGTTGTCGGCAGCGTAATTACCGTCCGCGCCATGTCTCCAGTTGAAGGTGCTGCCCAGagacctgcagctctgctctgagaCGGCGTCGGGCGTGGACGCCGGCGGGCAGCACGAGTGGGGCGAGCTGGTTCAGCTGGATCCGCAGACAGTTGGAGTCATTGTCCGGCTGGAGAGGGAGACGTTTCAGGTGATGCCCGATTCCCAAGACAGCCCCTCAGATAAAGCTGAATCCTGTAACGTGGACCGTCAATGTCCCAGGTGCTGAACATGCACGGGAAGGTTCTGACCGTCCGCCATCAAGCAGTGAACCGCAGGAAGGACAACCGCTTCGCCGTGGCCTTGGACTCGGAGCAGAACAACATCCACGTCAAAGACATCGTCAAGGTGATCGACGGGCCGCACTCGGTGAGAGCATCCCcactcttcctttctctctcacacttcctgtttgtcgaTGTCACTTCCTGCGTCCCTTCCTCCCACAGGGTCGTGAGGGGGAGATCCGCCACCTGTTCCGAGGCTTTGCCTTCCTCCACTGTAAAAAGTTAGTGGAAAACGGcggcatgtttgtgtgtaagaCTCGACACCTGGTGTTGGCGGGCGGGTCCAAGGTGGGTGTCTCGCTGGCTGCGTCTCATGTGAGTCCAGTTCCTGCTCCACGTGTTGTAACGCTCGTCTCGTGTCCTCCTTCAGCCCAGAGACGTCACCAACTTCACGGTGGGGGGTTTCGCTCCAATGAGTCCTCGGATCAGCAGCCCCATGCACCACGGCGGGGGAGGTGGGTCAGAAATGttcctgtctgtcagtgtgGAGAAAGCAAGTGTGGCTCCAACGTGTCCGGGCTccttctgcaggggctcctcaaagagggggtggaggaggaggcgggatgTGGCGTGGGAGGGGACGACGGGACAATGAGCTGATTGGTCAGACGGTTCGCATCTCTCAGGGTCCCTACAAAGGTCAGAGTGGCAGGAagcacagtcatgtgacctcccgCCCCCTTAAACCAAAAGTGATGCCGTTTCCTGCTGTCCCAGGTTACATCGGAGTGGTGAAGGACGCCACAGAGTCCACGGCCCGAGTGGAGCTTCACTCCACCTGCCAGACCATCTCCGTGGACCGGCAGCGGCTGACGACCATGTGCGTCCTCAGGCGCCTCACCCTGCTGCAGTTTTCATCCAAGCTGATTGGCTCTTGGTTATCAATAatcctcctgctccaccacCTTCTCTGTAGGGGAGCAAAGAGACACAGTGGAATGACCTCCGCCCACAGTCGGACCCCCATGTACGGCTCCCAGACCCCCATGTACGGCACCGGATCAAGGACCCCCATGTACGGGTCGCAGACGCCGCTGCACGATGGTGAGTCGCTGTCACCACCTTCGACTCGCCGCCTTCACACTGGATGATTGTGTCGTTCACAGCAGACGCGCTGCGAGCGGCCGCgctggagttagagttagaattagagttagggttagagttagggttagagttagggttagggttagagttagggttagggttagggttagagttagagttagggttagggttagggttagagttagggttagggttagggttagagttagggttagagttagggttagagttagggttagagttagggttagggttagagttagggttagggttagggttagggttagagttagggttagggttagagttagggttgggttagaggttagggttagagttagggttagagggttagagttcgagttagggttagggttagagtagggttagggttagagggttagggttagagttagagttagagttagggttagagttagagttagagttagagttagggttagagttagagttagagttagggttagagttagagttagggttagagttagagttagagttagggtagggttagagttagggttagggttagaggttagggttagagttagagtttagggttagggttagagttagagttagagttagggttagggttagagttagagtttagagttagggttagagttagggttagagttagagttagggttagggttagagttagggttagggtagagttagggttagggttagggttagagttagggttagagttagggttagagttagggttagagtagggttagggttagggttagagggttagggttagggttagagttagagttaggttagagttagagttagagttagagttagggttagggttagagttagagttagggttagagttagggttagagttagagttagggttagggttagggttagagggttagggttagagttagagttagagttagagttagggttagagttagagttagggttagagttagggttagagttagggttagagttagagttagggttagggttagggttagggttagaggggttagggttagagttagagttagagttagagttagggttagggttagagttagagttagggttagagttaccctaaccctaactctaaccctaactccgtCTGTCTGCTCTTGAGAGCCAGTAGAGAAATATGGATTTCAGTCTTTAGCTCCTCCTCGACAGACCACAGCTACTCAACACACATCGCTTGTCTACCATCCTAACAGGAAGCCGTACGCCTCATTATGGCTCTCAAACCCCGCTGCATGATGGGAGTAGGACACCAGGTCAGAGTGGAGCCTGGGATCCCAGCAACCCCAACACACCTTCCAGGTGagactcacacacgcacacactctcacacacacagggtggaACCACTGTAGTTACTTCTTTGTTTTACTCAGAAATGAAGAAGAGTACGACTTTGGCTACGATGATGAGCCTTCCCCCTCGCCTCAAGGCTATGGCGGGACCCCCAACCCTCAGACCCCGGGGTACCCAGAAGTCCCCTCACCACAGGTCAACCCTCAGTACAACCCCCAAACTCCTGGAACGCCAGCGATGTGAGTAgactcacctccagcctcagaCGTTCTGTTGCCAGACctttaacgtgtgtgtgtgtgtgtgtgtgtgtgtgtgtgtgtgtgtgtgtgtgcgtgtgtgtgtgtgtgtgcaggtataACACAGAGCAGTACTCCCCCTATGcagccccctcccctcagggCTCCTATCAGCCTAGTCCCAGTCCTCAGAGCTACCACCAAGTGGCGCCCTCACCTGTTGGTTACcagaacacacactctcccGCCAGCTACCATCCGACGCCGTCTCCCATGGCCTATCAGGTACGCCGTCTCCCGTGGCCTATCAGGTACGCCGTCTCCCGTGGCCTATCAGGTACGCCGTCTCCCGTGGCCTATCAGGTACGCCGTCTCCCGTGGCCTATCAGGTACGCCGTCTCCCGTGGCCTATCAGGTACGCCGTCTCCCGTGGCCTATCAGGTACGCCGTCTCCCGTGGCCTATCAGGTACGCCGTCTCCCGTGGCCTATCAGGTACGCCGTCTCCCGTGGCCTATCAGGTACGCCGTCTCCCGTGGCCTATCAGGTACGCCGTCTCCCGTGGCCTATCAGGTACGCCGTCTCCCGTGGCCTATCAGGTACGCCGTCTCCCGTGGCCTATCAGGTACGCCGTCTCCCGTGGCCTATCAGGTACGCCGTCTCCCGTGGCCTATCAGGTACGCCGTCTCCCGTGGCCTATCAGGTACGCCGTCTCCCGTGGCCATGGCCGGCCGGCTCCTGGTGATTCACCGGGCAGTTTCAAAGCGTTAGTGCCAGAAGACGAGAACACTTGTGGTGTGGAAGTAGAAGCAAAGTCCAGACTTTTCAACCGATTGGTTTGGTGCTATACAATTAGTTTAGGGCAACTAGTTTAGGGCTTCCGTTGGAGCAAATCCCCAAACTAGTTGTGCTTAATATtctgcctccagctgctgtaACTGGAATATAGTAAAGTAAATTGCAATTAACGAGTGTTAAAATAACTAGCGGCATTAATTAAATATTGATTAGAGCGATGAAT is from Takifugu rubripes chromosome 11, fTakRub1.2, whole genome shotgun sequence and encodes:
- the LOC101064061 gene encoding transcription elongation factor SPT5 isoform X7; this encodes MSDSEDSDFSDNQSERSSDGEAEEVEENEEETASPVGSDKVAEEEGEDLDDEEEYDEEEEEEDDDRPRKKPRHGGFILDEADVDDEYEDEEDQWEEGAEDILEKVSNIEHMALDEDHSGSRRLQNLWRDSREEALGEYYMRKYAKTPGGEHYSGGSEELSDDITQQQLLPGVKDPNLWTVKCKIGEERATAIALMRKFIAYQFTDTPLQIKSVVAPDHVKGYIYVEAYKQTHVKSAIEGIGNLRMGLWNQQMVPIKEMTDVLKVVKEVTNLKPKSWVRLKRGLYKDDIAQVDYVEPSQNTISLKMIPRIDLDRIKAKMSLKDWFAKRKKFKRPGQRLFDAEKIRSLGGEVSHDGDFMIFEGNRYSRKGFLFKSFAMSAVITDGVKPTLSELEKFEDQPEGLDLEVVTESGKEREHNLQAGDNVEVCEGELINLQGKILSVDGNKITIMPKHEDLKDPLEFPAHELRKYFRMGDHVKVIAGRYEGDTGLIVRVEENFVILFSDLTMHELKVLPRDLQLCSETASGVDAGGQHEWGELVQLDPQTVGVIVRLERETFQVLNMHGKVLTVRHQAVNRRKDNRFAVALDSEQNNIHVKDIVKVIDGPHSGREGEIRHLFRGFAFLHCKKLVENGGMFVCKTRHLVLAGGSKPRDVTNFTVGGFAPMSPRISSPMHHGGGGAPQRGGGGGGGMWRGRGRRDNELIGQTVRISQGPYKGYIGVVKDATESTARVELHSTCQTISVDRQRLTTMGAKRHSGMTSAHSRTPMYGSQTPMYGTGSRTPMYGSQTPLHDGSRTPHYGSQTPLHDGSRTPGQSGAWDPSNPNTPSRNEEEYDFGYDDEPSPSPQGYGGTPNPQTPGYPEVPSPQVNPQYNPQTPGTPAMYNTEQYSPYAAPSPQGSYQPSPSPQSYHQVAPSPVGYQNTHSPASYHPTPSPMAYQASPSPSPVGYSPMTPGAPSPGGYNPHTPGSNIEQGSSDWVTTDILVRVKDSFMDLMGQTGVIRSVTGGMCSVFMQESEKVVSISSDHLEPVTPTKNNKVKVIMGEDREATGILLSIDGDDGIVRMELDDQLKILNLRFLGRLEH